In Candidatus Desulfofervidus auxilii, one genomic interval encodes:
- a CDS encoding ArnT family glycosyltransferase, producing the protein MQKKVLIGLFLFLSLNLFTQAYLKSFTTDEPIHLIAGLEYLKRSAFYINPEHPPLIKLLSATIPYFTQKVVFPKNKLKDYFDLHETILYIISFIRLNDKHIDFFVLKARFFAILLSIFLGYLIYIATKEIFGTQTGIIALLFYCLEPTFLGHGKLIHTDVGCALFYLWYFYLLYKCYIKPCYKNFFLLSLILGLGLITKFSLLILLPIHALVMLSIIIKRQFRPILPFMFFIPWLVISASYFFHVSINSFFLPPNFLKGINLVIQHNQTGHLNYLLGNYSLKGWTWYFPMAIFLKETIPILCLFIFGIIYIFYNFKKYLFIIFPIVYYSFFAFSSHINIGLRHYLPVFPFLIIAASGFSNWLMQKNIYGKVIISILIMGAAIEAVIIFPHYISYFNPLAGGYERGWQKLSDSNSEWGQDIKALAKYGKKKHIENIEVYAFNCWLLPSYGQNFKLFKPVGAYYKKLWGEKDVNLIEENPFKKQPQYLAIGSSFFILPPSSLLPDLTPKIEREIKRELSYYRKQTPIAIIEKTIFVFKKH; encoded by the coding sequence ATGCAAAAAAAGGTTTTAATAGGCTTGTTTCTATTTCTAAGCCTTAACCTATTTACCCAGGCCTATTTGAAGTCCTTTACTACGGATGAGCCAATTCACCTTATAGCCGGCTTGGAGTATCTAAAAAGAAGTGCGTTTTATATTAATCCTGAACACCCTCCTTTAATTAAGCTTCTGTCCGCCACTATCCCCTATTTTACCCAAAAAGTAGTATTTCCCAAAAACAAATTAAAAGATTACTTTGATTTACATGAAACCATTTTATATATTATCTCTTTTATAAGACTAAATGATAAACATATTGATTTTTTTGTTTTAAAGGCCAGATTTTTTGCTATTTTGCTCAGTATTTTCCTTGGATATTTAATATACATAGCAACCAAAGAAATCTTTGGAACTCAAACAGGTATTATTGCCCTTTTGTTCTATTGCCTTGAGCCTACTTTTTTAGGACATGGTAAGCTCATCCATACTGATGTAGGCTGTGCTTTATTTTATTTATGGTATTTTTATTTATTATATAAATGTTATATTAAGCCTTGTTATAAGAATTTTTTTCTTTTAAGTCTTATTTTAGGTTTAGGTTTAATAACTAAGTTTTCTCTATTAATCCTCTTACCTATTCATGCTCTAGTCATGCTAAGTATTATAATCAAAAGACAATTTAGACCTATCTTACCTTTTATGTTTTTTATTCCCTGGTTGGTAATATCTGCCAGTTATTTTTTCCATGTTTCTATAAATTCTTTTTTCCTTCCCCCTAATTTTTTAAAGGGTATTAATTTGGTCATACAACACAACCAAACTGGCCACTTAAATTATTTATTAGGAAATTACTCTTTAAAAGGCTGGACCTGGTATTTTCCTATGGCTATTTTTTTAAAAGAAACTATTCCTATTTTATGCCTTTTTATTTTTGGTATTATTTATATATTTTATAATTTTAAAAAATATCTCTTTATCATTTTTCCTATTGTTTATTATTCCTTTTTTGCCTTTAGTTCTCATATAAACATTGGCCTAAGGCACTATCTGCCTGTCTTTCCCTTTTTAATTATAGCTGCTAGTGGATTTTCTAACTGGCTGATGCAAAAAAACATCTATGGAAAGGTAATTATTTCTATATTGATTATGGGGGCAGCAATAGAGGCGGTGATTATCTTTCCCCATTATATTAGCTATTTTAATCCCTTAGCTGGTGGATATGAAAGGGGCTGGCAAAAACTCTCTGATTCTAACTCAGAATGGGGGCAGGACATAAAGGCACTGGCAAAATATGGTAAAAAAAAACATATAGAAAACATTGAAGTGTATGCCTTTAATTGCTGGCTACTTCCCAGTTATGGGCAAAATTTTAAGCTTTTTAAGCCAGTGGGTGCATACTATAAAAAGCTATGGGGAGAAAAAGATGTGAATCTTATAGAAGAAAATCCTTTTAAAAAACAACCTCAGTATCTGGCCATAGGAAGTTCTTTTTTTATCTTGCCCCCTAGCAGTTTATTGCCTGATTTAACTCCTAAAATAGAAAGGGAGATAAAAAGGGAACTCTCTTATTATCGAAAACAAACACCCATTGCTATTATAGAAAAGACTATATTTGTATTTAAAAAGCATTAA